From a single Micromonospora sp. WMMD1102 genomic region:
- a CDS encoding helix-turn-helix transcriptional regulator: MDDQIRYLLDELRLTRDARGLSQEDLARHIPWAASTIGMIESGRRKPPPGFWVAADDALETGGALSRLATRLGSPQWFLDWSTAEQNAVSLRWYEALVVPGLLQTEAYARAVLTDAGLTTLEEMERRLAARLARQAVLTRDDPVDLTAVLDEGLLHRPVGGPAVMREQLDALVVAAALPHVRLHVVRGTVGAYAGLNGSFVIATAADRAETGYLDNQLAGQVVDGPDDLAALQRAWEAVRSEALPQQQSTELIREVAEKWI, from the coding sequence ATGGATGATCAAATTCGTTATCTGCTCGACGAGTTGCGCCTTACCCGCGATGCGCGCGGATTGTCGCAGGAGGATCTTGCTCGCCATATTCCGTGGGCGGCATCCACCATTGGCATGATCGAAAGCGGGCGCCGCAAACCGCCGCCCGGCTTCTGGGTCGCCGCCGACGACGCGCTGGAGACCGGTGGTGCCCTGAGCCGTCTCGCCACCCGGCTCGGCTCACCACAGTGGTTCCTCGACTGGTCGACCGCCGAGCAGAACGCGGTGTCGCTGCGGTGGTACGAGGCGCTGGTCGTGCCGGGTCTGTTGCAGACCGAGGCGTACGCCCGTGCGGTGCTGACCGACGCCGGGCTGACCACCCTGGAGGAGATGGAGCGCCGGCTCGCCGCCCGGCTGGCCCGGCAGGCGGTGTTGACCCGGGACGACCCGGTGGACCTGACCGCGGTGCTCGACGAGGGGCTGCTGCACCGCCCGGTCGGCGGGCCGGCGGTGATGCGCGAGCAACTCGACGCGCTTGTCGTCGCCGCCGCCCTGCCGCACGTGCGGCTGCACGTCGTCCGCGGCACGGTCGGCGCGTACGCTGGGCTGAACGGATCCTTCGTGATCGCGACGGCAGCGGACCGCGCCGAGACCGGCTATCTCGACAACCAGTTGGCCGGTCAGGTGGTGGACGGTCCGGACGACCTGGCCGCATTGCAGCGGGCCTGGGAGGCCGTCCGGAGCGAAGCGCTTCCGCAGCAGCAGTCCACCGAATTGATACGGGAAGTGGCGGAGAAATGGATCTGA
- a CDS encoding DUF397 domain-containing protein, with the protein MDLTGAVWAKSSRSSGNGGACVEVARNLPGMVGVRDSKDPAGPALAFGPAAWRLFVRDLPTR; encoded by the coding sequence ATGGATCTGACCGGCGCTGTGTGGGCCAAGAGTTCCCGGAGCAGTGGCAACGGCGGCGCCTGCGTGGAGGTGGCCCGCAACCTGCCCGGGATGGTGGGGGTGCGGGACAGCAAGGACCCTGCCGGCCCGGCGCTGGCCTTCGGCCCGGCGGCCTGGCGGCTCTTCGTCCGCGACCTCCCGACCCGCTAA